The following coding sequences lie in one Candidatus Cloacimonadota bacterium genomic window:
- a CDS encoding ParA family protein, which produces MARTITIVNQKGGVGKTTTAVNLAAGLAVLEKKTLLIDFDPQGNATSGVGLDKDNLELQVYDALISKVPLRETILPTATQNLWCVPGNIDLTGAEIELVQEFAREHKLREALEPVLADFDYIIIDCPPSLGLLTVNALTAATDLLVPIQCEYYALEGVSQLLSTIRLIQKNLNPGLNIIGILLTMFDRRVNLSMQVAREVRHYFKEKVFRTIIPRNIKLTEAPSFGKPIFLYDIRSPGAMSYLNLATEIIERTQKA; this is translated from the coding sequence ATGGCAAGAACAATAACGATCGTGAACCAAAAAGGCGGGGTGGGAAAAACCACCACGGCGGTTAACCTGGCCGCTGGCCTGGCTGTGCTGGAAAAGAAGACCCTGCTCATCGATTTCGATCCCCAGGGCAACGCCACCAGCGGAGTGGGCTTGGACAAAGACAATCTGGAACTGCAAGTGTACGATGCGCTTATAAGCAAAGTGCCCCTGCGGGAAACCATTCTGCCCACCGCCACCCAAAACCTCTGGTGCGTGCCCGGAAACATCGACCTCACCGGCGCCGAAATCGAACTGGTGCAGGAATTCGCCCGCGAACACAAGCTCCGCGAAGCGCTGGAACCGGTTTTGGCCGACTTCGACTACATTATAATCGACTGCCCGCCCTCGCTGGGCCTGCTCACAGTGAACGCCCTCACAGCGGCAACAGACCTGCTGGTGCCGATCCAGTGCGAGTATTACGCCCTGGAGGGGGTCAGCCAGTTGCTTTCCACCATCCGCCTGATCCAGAAAAACCTCAATCCCGGCCTGAATATCATCGGCATCCTGCTCACCATGTTTGACCGTCGCGTGAACCTCTCCATGCAGGTCGCGCGCGAGGTGCGGCACTATTTCAAGGAAAAGGTTTTCCGCACCATCATTCCCCGCAACATCAAGCTCACCGAGGCACCCAGCTTCGGCAAACCCATATTTCTCTATGACATCCGCTCTCCCGGCGCCATGAGCTATCTGAACCTGGCCACGGAGATAATCGAAAGGACACAAAAAGCATGA
- the rfbB gene encoding dTDP-glucose 4,6-dehydratase has translation MNRIIVTGGAGFIGANYIHHLFEDPDFQGSVLNFDKLTYAGNLDSLVEIETAFPERYRFVKADICDSEAVARVFAEFQPDTVVNFAAESHVDRSIDGPMEFINTNVLGTAVMLDCALRYWRGLDETGKKAFRFHHVSTDEVFGSLGDEGLFTESTPYDPSSPYSASKAGSDHLVRAWHRTFGLPVLLSNCSNNYGGYQFPEKLIPLMILNCLEHKPLPVYGKGLNVRDWLYVRDHCDAINTIIRSGKLGETYNIGGHNEMKNIEIVTTICRLLDELRPSDKLSSYTELITYVADRPGHDLRYAIDADKISRELGWVPKETFETGIRKTVLWYLEHEDWWRAIQSKKYQQQRLGLGN, from the coding sequence ATGAACAGGATTATCGTGACCGGAGGCGCTGGCTTCATCGGCGCCAACTACATCCACCACCTCTTTGAAGACCCTGATTTCCAGGGCAGCGTGCTCAACTTTGACAAACTCACCTATGCCGGCAATCTGGACAGCCTGGTTGAGATCGAAACAGCCTTTCCGGAGCGCTATCGCTTTGTAAAAGCTGATATTTGCGACTCCGAAGCAGTGGCCCGGGTATTCGCTGAATTCCAGCCCGATACCGTGGTCAATTTTGCCGCAGAATCCCACGTGGACCGTTCCATCGACGGGCCTATGGAGTTCATCAATACCAACGTTCTGGGAACCGCCGTGATGCTGGATTGTGCCCTGCGTTACTGGCGCGGTCTGGATGAAACGGGCAAAAAGGCTTTCCGCTTCCATCACGTCTCCACCGACGAGGTTTTCGGCTCCCTGGGCGACGAAGGCCTCTTCACGGAAAGCACGCCCTACGACCCGTCCTCACCCTATTCAGCTTCCAAAGCTGGTTCCGACCATCTGGTGCGCGCCTGGCACCGCACCTTCGGCCTGCCGGTGCTGCTCTCCAACTGCTCAAACAACTACGGCGGCTACCAGTTCCCGGAAAAACTGATTCCCTTGATGATTCTCAACTGCCTGGAACACAAACCCTTGCCTGTTTACGGTAAGGGACTCAACGTAAGGGACTGGCTTTATGTGCGCGACCACTGCGACGCCATCAACACCATCATCCGCTCCGGAAAACTGGGCGAAACCTACAATATCGGCGGCCACAACGAGATGAAAAACATCGAAATCGTTACCACCATCTGCCGGCTGCTGGATGAACTCCGGCCTTCCGACAAGCTTTCATCTTACACGGAACTAATCACTTACGTCGCCGACCGTCCCGGCCATGACCTCCGCTACGCCATCGACGCCGACAAAATTAGCAGGGAACTGGGCTGGGTGCCAAAGGAAACCTTTGAAACCGGCATCCGCAAGACCGTGCTCTGGTATCTGGAGCACGAAGACTGGTGGCGCGCCATCCAGAGCAAGAAATACCAGCAGCAGCGGCTGGGACTGGGAAACTGA
- a CDS encoding HEAT repeat domain-containing protein has product MRKTLCLAAILACLAWLGAEALLSPAEYNALHEMLQAAELSPDALCFEKDWDLSTKYKLDWQLRQLQDPWKGIDDMQALRETCQLDGPEALPVLLRHLGGIAFNLDGGRFSSLYPASKSLYTQQLSTQVKKPEDIFAWLESAYDYLETELEPAFAAFSPEEKKMLLSFWHWQFIESEEIDKYNAFYEEQGLPKYSDLDEKRVRELIGKLDRQALLSTGIQFLAISDALLERAQTLQFRNKKILTRNTRHGLMAIGTNGDDVYGGQAFQNLCFLLDPVGNDLYETGLGSSVDRAFCLQLDLAGDDVYRSNMPAAMFNSSFGLVCTYDLAGNDLYRTNDFSFSAFMGINLHQDLDGDDIYQSGLFSQGAAMCGIALLVDGAGNDSYQASVSAQGFGSTYGAGVLLDKEGADSYSLGGKYYHEPLMPLDFITLGQGMGLGLRPDLAGGLGLLYDGAGNDRYLGGVYAQGSGYWYATGALIDEAGNDVYSAVYYPQGSGIHLACGFLLDAEGDDAYQSRHGPGQGAGHDWALGVLIDGAGNDSYSIEGGNGLGLTNSVGLFVDKSGNDRYERFNPQNYGGANFTRSTGGIGLFLDAGGTDSYPDSLKANNSIWQSGTYGVGRDAEINQVAKTTVEELAETAALPDSTDSIETIFAAASEWEVGSAVQRVRTARKILLSRAEEAIPYVLENKLNTTSGLEYRALEALAADSEEFISELYKVIDLPDSLAAKNALALISGVGDSLLVEPIERLMRQKKYESTCISVLSGVHTDRSVELLRDYIFHPSERFRYIAARSLKQIKHPSARAALELMRGDCSFLVQSLLRSLTEVQQP; this is encoded by the coding sequence ATGCGAAAAACCCTCTGTCTGGCAGCGATTTTGGCCTGCCTGGCCTGGCTTGGCGCCGAAGCCCTGCTGAGTCCGGCAGAATACAACGCTCTGCATGAAATGCTGCAGGCGGCTGAACTCAGCCCCGACGCGCTTTGCTTCGAAAAGGATTGGGACCTAAGCACCAAGTACAAGCTGGACTGGCAGTTGCGCCAGCTTCAGGATCCCTGGAAAGGCATCGATGACATGCAGGCCTTGCGCGAAACCTGCCAACTGGATGGCCCGGAAGCTTTGCCGGTTCTGCTGCGGCATCTGGGCGGCATCGCTTTCAACCTTGATGGAGGCAGGTTCAGCAGCCTCTATCCGGCCTCCAAGTCTCTTTATACACAGCAGCTCTCCACCCAGGTGAAAAAGCCGGAGGACATATTCGCCTGGCTGGAAAGCGCTTATGATTATCTGGAAACCGAGCTTGAGCCGGCTTTTGCCGCCTTCAGCCCAGAGGAAAAGAAGATGCTGCTCAGCTTCTGGCACTGGCAGTTCATCGAAAGCGAAGAGATTGATAAATATAACGCTTTCTACGAGGAACAAGGCCTGCCCAAATATAGCGATCTGGATGAAAAGCGGGTCCGGGAGTTGATTGGAAAACTCGACCGTCAGGCTTTGTTGAGCACCGGGATCCAGTTTCTGGCCATCTCCGACGCCCTGCTGGAGCGGGCCCAAACCCTTCAGTTCAGAAATAAGAAAATCCTCACCCGCAATACCAGGCATGGCCTGATGGCAATTGGAACAAACGGCGACGATGTCTATGGCGGTCAGGCATTCCAGAACCTCTGTTTTCTGCTCGACCCCGTCGGCAATGACCTTTACGAGACAGGGCTGGGAAGTTCTGTGGACCGGGCTTTCTGCCTTCAGCTCGATCTGGCCGGCGACGACGTTTACCGCAGCAACATGCCCGCGGCGATGTTCAATTCCTCCTTTGGCCTTGTCTGCACCTACGATTTGGCTGGCAACGACCTCTACCGCACCAACGATTTTTCATTCTCCGCCTTCATGGGGATCAACCTTCATCAGGATTTGGATGGAGACGACATCTACCAAAGTGGCCTCTTCTCACAGGGCGCGGCGATGTGCGGAATCGCGCTGCTGGTGGACGGCGCCGGCAACGACAGCTATCAGGCCAGCGTGTCCGCCCAAGGCTTTGGCAGCACCTACGGCGCCGGTGTCTTGCTGGATAAGGAGGGCGCGGACAGCTACAGCCTGGGCGGCAAATACTATCACGAACCGCTAATGCCGCTGGACTTTATCACCCTCGGCCAGGGCATGGGACTGGGGTTGAGGCCCGATCTGGCCGGCGGTTTGGGCCTGCTCTATGACGGCGCTGGAAACGACCGCTACCTCGGCGGCGTTTATGCCCAGGGTTCCGGCTATTGGTATGCCACAGGAGCGCTTATCGACGAGGCCGGAAACGACGTTTACAGCGCGGTTTACTATCCCCAGGGCTCCGGAATTCACCTGGCTTGCGGATTCTTGCTCGACGCGGAGGGCGACGACGCCTACCAGAGCCGCCACGGACCAGGTCAGGGCGCCGGACACGATTGGGCTTTGGGCGTTTTGATCGACGGGGCGGGGAACGATTCCTATTCTATCGAAGGCGGTAACGGCTTGGGGCTCACCAACTCCGTGGGACTTTTTGTCGATAAAAGCGGCAATGACCGCTATGAGCGGTTCAACCCACAAAACTACGGCGGCGCCAACTTCACGCGCAGCACTGGCGGGATCGGGCTCTTTCTGGATGCCGGCGGCACGGACAGCTATCCCGACAGCCTCAAGGCCAACAACAGCATCTGGCAAAGCGGAACTTACGGCGTGGGACGCGACGCGGAAATCAACCAAGTTGCCAAAACCACCGTGGAAGAACTGGCTGAAACTGCCGCCCTGCCGGACAGCACAGACAGCATCGAAACGATTTTCGCCGCTGCCTCGGAATGGGAGGTGGGATCGGCGGTGCAAAGGGTCCGGACCGCCCGCAAAATTCTTCTCAGCCGCGCCGAAGAAGCCATCCCCTATGTGCTGGAAAACAAGCTGAACACCACTTCCGGCCTGGAATACCGGGCCTTGGAAGCCCTAGCCGCGGATTCTGAGGAGTTTATCAGCGAACTCTACAAAGTCATCGACCTGCCCGACAGCCTGGCTGCCAAAAACGCACTGGCCCTGATTTCCGGCGTGGGCGACAGCCTGCTGGTGGAACCGATTGAGCGCCTGATGCGACAGAAAAAGTACGAAAGCACCTGCATTTCCGTGCTGTCGGGGGTTCACACCGACCGCAGCGTGGAACTGCTTCGGGACTATATCTTCCATCCCAGTGAGCGTTTCCGCTACATCGCGGCCCGTTCGCTAAAGCAGATTAAACACCCATCCGCCCGCGCCGCGCTGGAGCTGATGCGCGGGGACTGTTCTTTCCTGGTGCAGTCGCTTTTGCGCAGCCTGACTGAGGTCCAGCAGCCTTGA
- a CDS encoding T9SS type A sorting domain-containing protein, which translates to MKHIVLCIAACVLAAALCAQWSTDPYAPSIIAGFDAEQVIPKVAIVPNGNTYICRFDNQSGGYRVYLDLFDIYGNRIWTESLLISSHTQMSWLTEYDLGVDTEGNAIIVFQDIRNAGVNNVVAYKINPAGEFLWGADGIALSNDTNADYGNMSPVCFCSADGSSYFAWQRLGAVTSVVINRLSADGQKLWGEWGTTFTATEGSYTWPQIIQSEGNDILLKLFHDTGPFWSPTRHILVMKGTPDGTFPWTVSATEAGGIPSWEQLIPFVGDGAGGAVLAWYDDRDSNLDNDVYCQRIDSQGNATMGLNGSLVNVSLPKQQFYPEVAVDAANQQVYVFYRETDADQNNFGLARQLMSFSGDCLWGQAGPTIVNIGGESCNTIAAHWTTQGAVFLYERGANLYASCWTSSGDFAWDSSQVGVAQTTDPKQHFDCDHHPDNWCVLSWEQGYSGFDIYAMRINGNGSLGPQFLPPRYLTAEQQPPSSVILSWQYPSPYVEPDQYCILMNDELTQTVAGDVLTYTVTDLGSGTHEFYVKARYGDNYSDPSNSVTVTIVAADDPILPSVEAAPRLTPNPFSGTATLSFVGKNSSTACVTLYNAKGQKLGQRDCAVIAGTNEITIDPRSLGLRESGVFFLSLRTGGQVSLLKGLFIK; encoded by the coding sequence ATGAAACACATTGTTCTTTGTATTGCTGCCTGTGTCTTAGCGGCAGCCCTCTGCGCGCAATGGAGCACCGATCCATACGCTCCCTCCATCATTGCCGGTTTCGATGCCGAACAGGTGATACCCAAGGTGGCCATCGTGCCCAACGGCAACACCTACATCTGCCGTTTTGACAACCAATCCGGCGGTTACAGGGTTTATCTTGACCTCTTCGATATCTACGGAAACCGCATCTGGACGGAGAGCCTGCTAATAAGTTCTCATACCCAAATGAGTTGGCTCACCGAATACGACCTCGGCGTGGATACCGAAGGCAACGCCATCATTGTCTTCCAGGACATCCGCAATGCCGGTGTAAATAACGTGGTGGCCTACAAGATCAACCCCGCGGGCGAATTCCTCTGGGGCGCCGACGGCATCGCCCTGTCGAATGACACCAACGCTGATTACGGCAACATGTCGCCCGTCTGCTTTTGCTCCGCTGACGGCAGCAGCTACTTTGCCTGGCAGCGCCTGGGCGCGGTCACATCCGTCGTGATCAACCGCCTCAGCGCCGATGGGCAGAAGCTTTGGGGCGAATGGGGCACCACTTTCACAGCCACCGAAGGCAGCTATACCTGGCCGCAGATCATCCAGAGCGAAGGTAACGACATACTGCTCAAGCTTTTTCACGATACCGGTCCTTTTTGGTCGCCCACGCGCCACATCCTCGTGATGAAGGGCACTCCCGACGGAACATTTCCCTGGACCGTTTCCGCAACCGAAGCCGGCGGGATTCCCTCTTGGGAACAGCTCATCCCCTTTGTCGGAGACGGAGCCGGGGGCGCAGTGCTGGCCTGGTATGATGATCGCGACAGCAACCTGGACAACGACGTCTATTGCCAGCGCATCGACTCGCAGGGAAACGCCACCATGGGCTTGAACGGCAGCCTCGTGAACGTTAGTCTCCCAAAACAGCAATTCTATCCGGAAGTCGCCGTGGATGCCGCCAATCAGCAGGTTTACGTCTTTTACCGCGAAACCGATGCCGACCAGAACAACTTTGGCCTCGCACGGCAACTGATGAGTTTCAGCGGAGACTGTCTCTGGGGCCAGGCCGGGCCAACCATAGTGAACATCGGCGGGGAATCATGCAACACCATCGCCGCCCACTGGACCACGCAAGGCGCGGTTTTTCTCTATGAAAGGGGAGCAAACCTCTACGCCTCCTGTTGGACTTCTTCGGGCGATTTTGCCTGGGATTCTAGCCAGGTGGGCGTTGCCCAAACAACCGATCCCAAGCAGCACTTCGATTGCGACCACCATCCCGACAATTGGTGTGTTTTGAGCTGGGAACAAGGTTACTCGGGTTTCGATATCTACGCCATGCGGATCAACGGCAACGGCAGCCTCGGACCGCAATTTTTGCCCCCGCGATACCTTACCGCTGAACAGCAGCCGCCGTCCAGCGTCATACTAAGCTGGCAGTATCCCTCTCCCTACGTCGAACCCGATCAATACTGCATTCTCATGAATGACGAACTCACCCAGACCGTCGCTGGAGACGTCCTCACCTACACTGTCACCGACCTTGGCAGCGGCACTCACGAATTCTATGTGAAAGCCCGCTACGGGGACAACTACTCCGATCCCTCGAACTCAGTGACGGTCACCATAGTCGCGGCTGACGATCCCATCCTTCCTTCAGTGGAAGCGGCGCCCCGCCTCACGCCCAATCCTTTCTCAGGCACGGCGACGCTGTCCTTTGTTGGCAAAAATTCCTCTACAGCGTGCGTTACGCTCTACAACGCCAAAGGACAGAAACTGGGCCAACGTGACTGTGCCGTGATTGCCGGCACTAACGAGATCACGATTGACCCGCGAAGCCTTGGCCTGCGCGAAAGTGGTGTCTTCTTCCTCAGTTTGAGGACAGGTGGCCAGGTCAGCCTGCTGAAAGGCTTATTCATCAAGTAA
- a CDS encoding response regulator transcription factor produces MSKQIFVTEDETDILELVCMKLETEGYSTLGFTRAQDLLDRLRQELPELILLDLMLPDLDGLEACRRIKSNPAWENVPIIMLTARSDIEDKVRGLEFGADDYITKPFDSKELLARVKAVLRRSGWESSRNVLNINSDFRLDFNRYEARIRDHRVDLTLTEFKILQLLTRRPGWVFKRSQILDHLWGNDKIVLERTVDVHIRNLREKLGDQAYMVKNIRGVGYKFEPDQSSGSDE; encoded by the coding sequence ATGAGCAAACAGATATTCGTTACTGAAGATGAGACCGACATCCTGGAACTGGTCTGCATGAAGCTCGAAACGGAAGGATACAGCACCTTGGGATTCACCCGGGCGCAGGACCTGCTAGACAGATTGCGGCAGGAATTGCCGGAACTGATCCTGCTGGACCTGATGCTGCCCGATTTGGACGGTTTGGAGGCCTGCCGCCGCATCAAGAGCAATCCAGCCTGGGAAAACGTCCCCATCATCATGCTCACTGCCCGCAGCGACATTGAGGACAAGGTGCGCGGCCTGGAATTCGGAGCGGACGACTATATCACCAAACCCTTTGACAGCAAAGAACTTCTGGCCAGGGTAAAGGCCGTCCTCCGCCGCAGCGGATGGGAAAGTTCGCGCAACGTGCTCAACATCAACAGCGATTTCCGGCTCGATTTTAACCGTTACGAAGCCAGGATCCGCGATCACAGAGTGGACCTAACCCTCACAGAATTCAAAATACTACAGTTGCTTACACGCCGTCCGGGCTGGGTGTTCAAACGCAGCCAAATCCTTGACCATCTCTGGGGCAACGACAAGATTGTGCTGGAACGCACAGTGGACGTCCACATCCGCAATCTGCGAGAAAAACTGGGTGACCAAGCCTATATGGTAAAAAACATTCGCGGCGTCGGTTATAAGTTCGAGCCCGACCAAAGCAGCGGCAGTGATGAATAA
- the rsmG gene encoding 16S rRNA (guanine(527)-N(7))-methyltransferase RsmG encodes MKSSRAAFSQFLDELKLPGRDGILAGFDSYHALLLELNSRVNLFSRHAPADELWTKHFLDSLLPLKCVDFTGAKVLDFGSGGGLPGIPVKLAVPGCRMTLLDSVLKKTRALEELVARLELADCEVVCSRLEDYSARGGFDYILCRAVKLEQRYLKPLRNLLAPGGQLLCYKAKDWADIAPLKPLELLRMELEYGSRAIFALGKEQLKTGS; translated from the coding sequence TTGAAAAGCTCCAGGGCCGCTTTTTCCCAGTTTCTGGATGAGCTGAAGCTACCGGGACGGGATGGCATCCTGGCTGGTTTTGACAGCTATCACGCTCTGCTGCTGGAGCTTAACTCCCGCGTAAACCTCTTTTCCCGCCACGCGCCAGCGGATGAGCTCTGGACAAAGCATTTCCTTGACAGCCTGCTGCCTCTGAAATGTGTTGATTTTACCGGTGCAAAAGTGCTCGATTTCGGCTCCGGCGGCGGTTTGCCCGGCATTCCGGTGAAGCTGGCCGTGCCCGGATGCCGCATGACACTGTTGGATTCGGTGCTCAAAAAGACCCGCGCTCTTGAGGAACTGGTTGCCAGGCTGGAGCTTGCGGATTGCGAAGTGGTGTGCTCCCGGCTGGAGGATTACTCCGCCAGGGGCGGTTTCGACTACATCCTCTGCCGCGCCGTCAAGCTGGAGCAGCGCTATCTGAAGCCGCTACGGAACTTGCTGGCTCCGGGTGGCCAATTGCTCTGCTACAAGGCTAAGGACTGGGCGGACATCGCTCCGCTCAAGCCCTTGGAACTATTGAGGATGGAGCTCGAATACGGCAGCCGGGCGATTTTCGCGCTGGGAAAAGAACAACTGAAGACTGGAAGTTAG